A part of Abyssibacter profundi genomic DNA contains:
- the hisC gene encoding histidinol-phosphate transaminase produces MIDFKQLAMPGPVALKPYTPGKPVEVLERELGITGSIKLASNENPLGCSPAVTAAVQSALGGEFFARYPDAAGHELKADLAAYHGIEAERITLGNGSNDILVLLAQALLGPGRAAVFSDYAFAVYPIATAAASGQARIAKALGADSDMPYGHDLDAMAALIDDTVRLVFVANPNNPTGTWIEPDAFEAFLRGVPQDVVVVLDEAYYDYQPEEWRIDARRLLDAYPNLVVTRTFSKVYGIAAMRVGYGLSHPGLADILNRVRQPFNNNAVAHVAARAALADSDFVDESVALNQTGLARLRQGLDQLGLGYLPTHANFLTFDLGRDAAPVYEALLREGVIVRPLAGYGMPQHLRATVGTADENERFLTALSRVIAAS; encoded by the coding sequence ATGATCGATTTCAAGCAGCTAGCAATGCCCGGGCCCGTGGCGCTCAAGCCGTACACACCCGGCAAGCCGGTGGAGGTGCTCGAGCGCGAACTCGGGATCACCGGGTCGATCAAGCTGGCCAGTAACGAAAATCCCCTGGGGTGTAGTCCGGCGGTCACCGCTGCGGTGCAGTCTGCGCTAGGGGGCGAGTTCTTCGCACGGTACCCGGACGCCGCAGGCCACGAGCTGAAGGCGGATCTTGCGGCCTACCATGGCATTGAGGCCGAGCGCATCACGCTGGGTAACGGGTCCAACGATATTCTGGTGCTGCTGGCGCAGGCCTTGCTGGGTCCTGGACGCGCGGCCGTGTTTTCGGATTACGCGTTTGCGGTCTACCCGATTGCCACCGCTGCGGCCAGTGGGCAAGCACGAATTGCCAAGGCGTTGGGGGCTGATAGCGACATGCCCTACGGGCACGACCTGGACGCCATGGCTGCCCTGATCGATGACACAGTGCGGCTGGTTTTTGTGGCCAACCCGAATAACCCCACCGGAACCTGGATCGAGCCAGACGCCTTCGAGGCATTCCTGCGTGGGGTGCCGCAAGACGTCGTTGTGGTGTTGGACGAGGCGTACTACGACTATCAGCCCGAAGAATGGCGCATCGACGCCCGCCGGTTGCTGGATGCCTACCCGAATCTTGTAGTGACCCGGACCTTCTCCAAGGTCTACGGGATTGCCGCGATGCGTGTCGGCTACGGGCTGTCTCATCCAGGTCTGGCCGACATTCTCAATCGTGTGCGTCAGCCCTTTAACAACAACGCGGTTGCGCATGTCGCCGCTCGCGCCGCGCTGGCAGACAGCGATTTTGTCGATGAGTCGGTTGCACTGAATCAGACTGGGCTTGCGCGACTTCGGCAGGGTCTGGACCAGCTGGGTCTGGGGTATCTGCCCACCCATGCCAATTTCCTCACCTTCGATCTCGGCCGCGACGCGGCGCCCGTCTATGAAGCCTTGCTGCGCGAAGGCGTGATCGTCAGACCCCTGGCTGGATACGGGATGCCGCAGCATCTGCGCGCAACGGTGGGCACGGCAGATGAGAACGAGCGATTTCTCACGGCGCTCAGCCGTGTGATCGCTGCCAGTTAA
- a CDS encoding LapA family protein translates to MSTETADQQRSAVGRVLMVLALVLVFCLGVALAFTNTEHVTVDLLVAEFSGPLIFWMVIELLIVVVIMLAVSALRVARLKRQIKRQSRQIKDQEAELKNLRNLPIHDV, encoded by the coding sequence GTGTCAACGGAAACAGCTGACCAGCAACGTAGCGCCGTCGGTCGGGTTCTCATGGTGCTGGCGCTCGTCCTGGTGTTCTGCCTCGGCGTGGCATTGGCCTTCACCAACACCGAGCACGTCACCGTCGACTTGCTGGTGGCCGAATTCTCGGGCCCGCTGATCTTCTGGATGGTGATCGAACTGCTGATTGTGGTCGTCATCATGCTGGCGGTCAGCGCGTTGCGCGTGGCCCGTCTCAAGCGCCAGATCAAGCGGCAATCCCGCCAAATCAAGGATCAGGAGGCCGAACTCAAAAACCTTCGGAACCTCCCGATCCACGATGTTTGA
- the pheA gene encoding prephenate dehydratase yields the protein MTDHQDRLAAARKSIDELDQSIQRQISDRARLAQEIAIIKQKSGDVGDMYRPSREAEVLRRVMDRNEGPLTGETMARLMREIMSACLSLESPLTVAYLGPEGTYTQGAVHKHFGHAVRSRPMVAIDEIFRDVEAGNSHYGVVPIENSSEGVVSHTLDLFVSSPLRICGEVTLPIHHHLLSDQELPDGITKVIAHPQSLAQCRTWLQTRLPAAELETASSNGKAARLVSDHPGQGWAAIAGRPAAELYKLKIAAANIEDESDNTTRFLVIGRQQTDPTGDDMTSFVCSAHGGDQRPGALFELLKPFSDAGVNMTRIESRPSRRGNWNYNFYIDVAGHADEAPLNKVLKAVESRSDLFKILGSYPRAPLG from the coding sequence ATGACGGACCATCAAGACAGACTGGCGGCAGCCCGTAAGTCGATTGACGAGCTGGATCAATCGATTCAGCGACAGATTTCCGATCGGGCGCGTCTTGCGCAGGAAATCGCGATCATTAAACAGAAATCGGGTGACGTCGGCGATATGTATCGACCGTCACGCGAGGCCGAAGTGCTGCGTCGCGTCATGGATCGCAACGAGGGGCCGCTGACCGGTGAGACGATGGCCAGGCTCATGCGCGAGATCATGTCCGCCTGTCTGTCGCTGGAGTCGCCGTTGACGGTGGCCTATCTGGGACCGGAGGGCACCTACACGCAGGGTGCTGTGCATAAGCATTTCGGCCATGCCGTCCGTTCACGGCCGATGGTGGCGATCGACGAGATCTTCCGTGACGTTGAGGCCGGGAACTCCCATTACGGTGTCGTGCCCATCGAGAATTCCTCCGAAGGGGTGGTGAGTCATACCCTGGACTTGTTCGTGTCCAGCCCGCTGCGTATCTGCGGTGAGGTGACCTTGCCGATCCACCACCACCTGCTCAGCGATCAAGAGCTGCCAGATGGCATCACCAAGGTGATCGCGCATCCCCAGTCGCTGGCCCAGTGCCGGACTTGGCTGCAGACACGGTTGCCCGCAGCCGAACTGGAAACGGCATCCAGCAATGGCAAGGCCGCGCGCCTGGTTTCGGACCACCCCGGGCAGGGCTGGGCAGCCATTGCAGGGCGGCCAGCCGCAGAGCTCTACAAGCTCAAGATCGCGGCTGCGAATATCGAGGACGAGTCGGACAACACGACCCGATTCCTTGTGATTGGGCGCCAGCAAACTGACCCGACCGGCGACGATATGACGTCCTTCGTCTGCTCGGCCCATGGTGGCGACCAGCGCCCCGGCGCATTGTTCGAGTTGCTCAAGCCGTTCTCGGATGCCGGGGTCAACATGACGCGGATTGAGTCACGGCCATCGCGGCGGGGCAACTGGAACTACAATTTCTATATTGATGTCGCCGGCCATGCCGACGAAGCGCCCTTGAACAAGGTGTTGAAGGCGGTGGAGTCACGGTCCGACCTGTTCAAGATTCTCGGGTCGTATCCACGTGCACCCCTGGGCTAG
- the rpsA gene encoding 30S ribosomal protein S1, with translation MSESFAELFEQSIAQQTMQPGSIVTARVLQVKPDVVIVDAGLKSEGVIPIEEFYNDSGELTIGEGDDVEVALETVEDGFGETKLSKEKAERIKTWDRLQKAFDDEEIVVGQISGKVKGGYTVDVGNVRAFLPGSLVDIRPVRDTAYLEGKPLEFKVIKLDRVRNNVVVSRREVLEAEYSVEREALIEKLQEGIVLQGVVKNLVDYGAFVDLGGIDGLLHITDMSWKRVKDPSEVVEAGQEVEVKVLKFDRERMRVSLGLKQLGEDPWVDIARRYPESTRLFGKVTNITDYGAFVEIEEGVEGLVHVSEMDWTNKNVSPGKVVQIGDEVEVMVLDIDEERRRISLGIKQCIPNPWEEFAQNFQKGDKVRGAIKSITDFGIFIGLDGGIDGLVHLSDLSWNEEGDDLVRNFSKGEEIEAVVLSIDAERERISLGVKQMEQDPFASYMGRHPKGSIVTGTIREVDPRGAVIDLEEGIDGYLRVADIARERIEDARTALTVGEQVEARIVGMDRKTRSISLSIKAKEMKEEADAVAEYSRSAQTGTTSLGDLLKEQMGDGKDA, from the coding sequence ATGTCTGAAAGTTTTGCTGAACTCTTCGAGCAATCCATTGCTCAACAAACCATGCAACCGGGTTCGATTGTTACGGCCCGTGTTCTGCAGGTTAAGCCGGATGTGGTCATTGTCGACGCGGGCCTGAAGTCCGAAGGCGTGATCCCGATCGAGGAGTTCTACAACGACTCCGGTGAGCTGACCATCGGCGAAGGTGACGACGTCGAAGTCGCCCTGGAGACCGTTGAAGATGGCTTTGGCGAGACCAAGCTGTCCAAGGAAAAGGCCGAGCGCATCAAGACCTGGGACCGGCTGCAGAAGGCGTTCGACGACGAGGAAATCGTCGTGGGTCAGATCAGCGGCAAGGTCAAGGGTGGTTACACCGTCGACGTGGGCAATGTCCGCGCGTTCCTGCCGGGCTCGCTGGTGGATATCCGTCCGGTGCGCGACACCGCCTACCTGGAAGGCAAGCCGCTCGAATTCAAGGTCATCAAGCTGGATCGTGTGCGCAACAACGTCGTGGTCTCACGTCGCGAAGTGCTGGAAGCCGAATACTCGGTGGAGCGCGAGGCGCTGATCGAGAAGCTGCAGGAAGGCATCGTGCTGCAGGGCGTGGTCAAGAACCTCGTCGACTACGGCGCGTTCGTCGATCTGGGCGGCATCGATGGTCTGCTGCACATCACCGACATGTCCTGGAAGCGCGTCAAGGATCCGTCGGAAGTTGTCGAAGCTGGCCAGGAAGTCGAAGTCAAGGTGCTCAAGTTTGATCGTGAGCGCATGCGCGTCTCCCTGGGGCTGAAGCAGCTGGGTGAAGATCCCTGGGTCGATATTGCACGTCGTTACCCCGAGTCCACCCGCCTGTTCGGCAAGGTCACGAACATTACCGATTACGGTGCGTTCGTCGAAATCGAAGAAGGTGTGGAAGGCCTGGTTCACGTGTCCGAAATGGACTGGACTAACAAGAACGTGTCTCCCGGCAAGGTCGTGCAGATCGGCGACGAAGTCGAGGTCATGGTGCTGGATATCGACGAGGAGCGTCGTCGTATTTCCCTCGGTATCAAGCAGTGCATCCCCAACCCGTGGGAAGAGTTCGCCCAGAACTTCCAGAAGGGCGACAAGGTCCGGGGCGCCATCAAGTCGATTACGGACTTCGGCATCTTCATCGGCCTGGACGGCGGCATCGATGGTCTGGTCCATCTGTCCGACCTGTCCTGGAACGAAGAAGGCGACGATCTGGTCCGCAACTTCTCCAAGGGCGAAGAGATCGAAGCCGTTGTGCTGTCCATCGATGCCGAGCGTGAGCGCATTTCGCTGGGCGTGAAGCAGATGGAACAGGATCCGTTCGCGTCCTACATGGGCCGTCATCCGAAGGGCTCCATCGTCACCGGTACCATCCGCGAGGTGGATCCGCGTGGTGCCGTCATCGATCTGGAAGAGGGCATCGACGGTTACCTGCGTGTGGCCGACATCGCCCGCGAGCGGATCGAGGACGCCCGCACGGCGCTGACGGTTGGCGAGCAGGTGGAAGCCCGCATCGTCGGTATGGACCGCAAGACCCGTTCGATTTCCCTGTCCATCAAGGCCAAGGAAATGAAGGAAGAGGCCGATGCCGTGGCCGAGTACAGCCGCAGTGCTCAGACCGGCACGACCAGCCTGGGTGATCTGCTCAAGGAGCAGATGGGTGACGGCAAGGACGCGTAA
- the cmk gene encoding (d)CMP kinase, producing the protein MTAQAPVIAIDGPSGVGKGTLALSVSQAQQWHLLDSGALYRLVALSALRRGTALDDARVLGETARHLPVRFEVVQDQGVRIDLDGDDVTRAIREESVGEAASRVATLPTVRAGLLDRQRDFQQAPGLVADGRDMGTVVFPDAALKVFLTASALVRARRRAAQLSVSEDSAIFERIYSDIIQRDERDATRATAPLKPADDAVIIDTSELGIEQVFDRVMALIAERRL; encoded by the coding sequence ATGACAGCGCAGGCGCCGGTCATCGCGATCGATGGGCCCAGTGGTGTTGGGAAAGGGACGCTGGCCCTGTCGGTTAGCCAGGCCCAGCAATGGCACCTGCTGGACTCTGGAGCGCTTTATCGCCTGGTGGCGTTGAGTGCGCTGCGGCGTGGCACCGCGTTGGACGACGCGCGGGTGCTGGGCGAGACTGCCCGCCACCTGCCGGTCCGGTTTGAGGTTGTCCAGGATCAGGGCGTGCGTATCGATTTGGACGGCGATGACGTGACCCGGGCCATTCGTGAAGAGTCAGTGGGCGAGGCCGCATCGCGCGTGGCCACCTTGCCAACAGTGCGCGCCGGCTTGCTGGATCGGCAACGGGATTTTCAACAGGCCCCCGGCCTGGTGGCAGATGGCCGTGACATGGGGACGGTGGTGTTTCCTGACGCCGCTCTCAAGGTCTTTTTGACGGCATCGGCGTTGGTACGCGCGCGGCGACGGGCCGCGCAGTTGAGCGTTTCCGAAGACAGTGCTATTTTTGAACGGATTTACTCTGATATTATTCAGCGTGATGAGCGTGATGCGACCCGTGCGACGGCGCCGTTAAAGCCCGCCGACGATGCCGTGATCATCGATACCTCCGAGCTTGGCATCGAGCAGGTATTCGACCGTGTCATGGCGCTGATTGCAGAACGACGCCTGTAA
- a CDS encoding integration host factor subunit beta, with translation MTKSELIDQLADQQPHLSHKDVELAVKLLLDKITDSLAGEDRIEIRGFGSFSLHHRPQRIGRNPKTGDAVVIPSKAVPHFKPGKELRERVNGNS, from the coding sequence ATGACCAAGTCTGAACTCATCGATCAATTGGCCGACCAGCAACCCCATCTCTCTCACAAGGATGTGGAGCTGGCAGTCAAGTTGCTACTGGACAAGATCACGGATTCGCTGGCCGGCGAGGACCGGATCGAGATCCGCGGATTCGGCAGTTTCTCGCTGCATCACCGGCCGCAGCGGATTGGTCGCAACCCCAAGACGGGCGATGCGGTTGTCATCCCTTCGAAAGCCGTCCCTCATTTCAAACCCGGCAAGGAGCTGCGTGAGCGTGTCAACGGAAACAGCTGA
- a CDS encoding prephenate dehydrogenase has translation MIQASSVAIYGVGLIGGSVALALRAAGYTGEIIGYGRRASELARAVDLGVVDRYGLDAGDVAAQAQLHLVCVPVLAMRQVFDAIASQLKPGDVISDVGSTKQSVIEAARAAFGELPGGFVPAHPIAGTERTGVSAAFDSLYRNRLAILTPTEASTEAAAMEVERLWQACGARTIRMGAAHHDDVLAATSHLPHMLAFALVELLATRPDHDEIFMYAAGGFRDFTRIASSSPDMWRDIALANRGAVAANLDALILRLQDLRSAIACEDADQIESVFRRAKQARDAYVNLTEQTPDP, from the coding sequence ATGATTCAGGCGTCATCGGTCGCCATTTATGGCGTTGGTTTGATTGGTGGGTCGGTTGCGCTGGCGTTGCGTGCCGCCGGCTATACCGGGGAAATCATCGGCTATGGGCGGCGAGCGTCCGAATTGGCGCGGGCGGTCGACTTGGGGGTCGTGGACCGATACGGCCTGGATGCCGGCGACGTGGCCGCCCAGGCGCAGCTGCACCTGGTCTGCGTACCCGTGCTGGCCATGCGCCAAGTCTTCGATGCGATCGCAAGCCAGCTCAAACCGGGCGATGTGATCAGCGATGTCGGTTCGACAAAGCAGTCCGTGATTGAGGCGGCGCGGGCGGCCTTTGGCGAGTTGCCGGGTGGGTTCGTGCCTGCGCACCCCATTGCGGGGACGGAGCGGACCGGGGTGTCGGCCGCATTCGATTCGCTTTATCGCAATCGGCTGGCGATTCTGACGCCGACCGAGGCCAGCACGGAAGCTGCCGCCATGGAGGTCGAGCGACTGTGGCAGGCCTGTGGTGCGCGCACGATTCGCATGGGTGCGGCGCACCATGATGACGTGCTTGCAGCCACCAGCCATCTGCCTCATATGCTGGCATTTGCGCTGGTCGAGTTGCTGGCTACCCGTCCGGATCACGACGAAATTTTCATGTACGCCGCGGGCGGATTTCGCGATTTCACACGCATCGCCTCCAGTTCACCGGACATGTGGCGTGATATCGCACTGGCCAACCGGGGGGCGGTCGCCGCCAATCTGGATGCCCTGATTCTGCGGCTACAGGACCTACGGTCCGCCATTGCCTGCGAAGATGCCGATCAAATCGAGTCTGTCTTCCGTCGCGCCAAGCAGGCACGCGACGCCTATGTGAATCTCACCGAGCAAACTCCGGACCCATGA
- the aroA gene encoding 3-phosphoshikimate 1-carboxyvinyltransferase, giving the protein MTEPSSVIRVKAGGPLRGIAQVPGDKSISHRAVMLGALADGVTSVEGFLQGEDCLATRRAFEAMGVLCEDSSATGMRIHGVGLHGLSAPAQALDLGNSGTSMRLMSGLLSGQAFSSTLTGDASLSRRPMRRVSEPLARMGAYIEASDAGTAPLRIHGGQALKGQPFELAVASAQVKSALLLAGLYADGVTCVTEPGISRDHTERMLASFGVDVRVQGRRCELRGGQRLAATTIDVPADLSSATFPLVAAAITSGSDVKLPNVGVNPSRAGVLKILEMMGAQIELQNVRAAGAEPVADLRILASTLHGVEVPAALVPLAIDEFPALLVAAACAQGETRISGAEELRVKESDRIAAMAAGLKAVGVQVEERPDGIIVQGGAVSGGVVESFDDHRIAMAFAALGAVAPDGIEIRDVANVRTSFPNFVPLMAQLGLQIEEWA; this is encoded by the coding sequence ATGACCGAACCGTCCAGCGTCATTCGAGTAAAAGCAGGCGGGCCACTGCGCGGCATCGCGCAGGTGCCGGGCGACAAGTCCATCTCTCATCGGGCGGTCATGCTGGGCGCCCTGGCCGATGGTGTGACTTCGGTGGAAGGCTTCCTCCAGGGCGAGGACTGTCTCGCGACCCGGCGCGCTTTCGAAGCCATGGGTGTGCTCTGCGAGGACAGCTCAGCGACGGGAATGCGCATTCATGGGGTCGGCCTGCATGGCCTGTCGGCTCCGGCGCAGGCCTTGGACCTGGGGAACAGCGGTACGTCCATGCGGCTGATGTCCGGCCTGCTATCCGGGCAGGCTTTCTCCTCCACGCTGACCGGCGATGCCTCCTTGTCGCGACGCCCCATGCGGCGCGTCAGCGAACCGCTAGCACGCATGGGGGCTTATATTGAAGCCAGCGATGCCGGGACCGCGCCGCTGCGTATTCACGGCGGGCAGGCCCTCAAAGGTCAGCCGTTCGAGTTGGCCGTGGCCTCGGCCCAGGTGAAGAGTGCTTTGTTGCTGGCAGGCTTGTACGCCGATGGCGTGACCTGCGTCACCGAGCCGGGCATTAGTCGCGATCACACCGAGCGCATGCTGGCCAGCTTCGGGGTGGATGTTCGGGTCCAGGGCCGTCGATGTGAGTTGCGTGGCGGTCAGCGGCTCGCCGCCACCACCATCGATGTTCCGGCGGACCTGTCGTCGGCGACGTTTCCGCTGGTGGCTGCAGCGATTACCTCGGGTTCCGACGTCAAACTGCCCAATGTTGGCGTCAACCCCTCGCGGGCCGGGGTGCTGAAAATTCTGGAGATGATGGGCGCCCAGATTGAGCTGCAGAATGTGCGTGCCGCGGGTGCCGAACCCGTGGCGGATTTGCGGATTCTTGCGAGCACGCTGCATGGGGTCGAGGTGCCGGCTGCGCTGGTGCCGCTGGCCATTGACGAGTTTCCTGCCTTGCTGGTCGCAGCCGCCTGCGCGCAGGGTGAGACCCGGATTTCCGGTGCCGAGGAGTTGCGTGTCAAGGAATCGGACCGGATTGCTGCGATGGCCGCCGGTCTCAAGGCCGTCGGTGTGCAGGTCGAGGAGAGACCCGACGGCATTATCGTGCAGGGTGGGGCGGTCTCCGGTGGAGTCGTCGAGTCCTTTGATGACCACCGCATCGCAATGGCCTTCGCGGCATTGGGGGCGGTCGCACCAGACGGAATAGAAATTCGTGATGTGGCCAATGTGCGGACATCGTTTCCGAACTTCGTGCCACTCATGGCGCAACTTGGATTGCAGATTGAGGAGTGGGCATGA